One Methylocaldum marinum DNA window includes the following coding sequences:
- a CDS encoding acetoacetate--CoA ligase, with protein sequence MNRPLWQPARSRIETTNLYRFMHMLRDRWGLDLPDYAALHRFSVEDMERFWLSVWEYAGIVAETRGERILMDADKMPGARFFPEARLNFAENLLKRRDDGDAIVFRGESRVHRRLRRNELYRQVSRLAQALEADGVAPGDRVAALMPNLPETVIAMLAAASLGAIFTSCSPDFGVQGVLDRFGQVAPKVLIAADGWFYNGRKHSALAKLRTIAAELPRLERIVVVPYVSEPSGLALPEPRAIRFDDYLAPHPAGEIPFVRLPFDTPLYILYSSGTTGVPKCIVHGAGGTLLKHFEELLLQCDVKPNDRVFYFTTCGWMMWNWLVSALACGATLLLYDGSPFYPSGDVLFDFADAEGMTHFGTSAKYIDALLKAGLEPKRTHRLTALRTLLSTGSPLAPGSFDYVYEKLKSDLCLSSISGGADLIGCFVGGNPMGPVRRGEIQAKVLGMSVEIFDENGRPIEGRKGELVCTRPFPSMPLKFWSDPDERKYRAAYFSRYPGVWRHGDWAEITHHGGIVIYGRSDAVLNPGGVRIGTAEIYRQVERLDEIVESLVVGQDWDDDVRIVLFVRLREGLKLDEALAERIRGQIRDNASPRHVPAKIVQVADIPRTRSGKIVELAVREIIHGRPVKNRDALANPEALELFRNLPELAS encoded by the coding sequence GTGAATCGACCGCTCTGGCAACCCGCCCGCTCCCGCATCGAAACCACGAATCTCTATCGCTTCATGCACATGCTGCGCGACCGCTGGGGCCTCGACCTGCCGGATTACGCCGCGCTGCACCGATTCTCGGTGGAGGACATGGAGCGATTCTGGCTGAGCGTATGGGAGTACGCCGGAATCGTCGCCGAAACCCGCGGCGAGCGGATCTTGATGGACGCCGACAAGATGCCGGGCGCCAGGTTCTTTCCCGAAGCCCGGCTCAATTTCGCCGAAAATCTGCTGAAACGCCGGGATGACGGCGACGCCATCGTTTTCCGGGGCGAATCCCGGGTCCATCGCAGGCTCCGCCGGAACGAGCTTTACCGGCAAGTCAGCCGTCTGGCGCAGGCTCTCGAAGCGGACGGCGTGGCGCCGGGCGACCGGGTCGCCGCCCTCATGCCGAACCTCCCGGAAACCGTGATCGCCATGCTCGCCGCCGCGTCGCTGGGTGCGATATTCACCTCCTGCTCGCCCGATTTCGGCGTACAGGGCGTGCTGGACCGGTTCGGGCAAGTGGCTCCCAAAGTCCTGATCGCCGCCGACGGATGGTTTTACAACGGCAGAAAACACTCCGCCCTAGCCAAGCTCCGCACAATCGCGGCGGAGCTGCCAAGGCTCGAACGCATCGTCGTCGTGCCCTATGTCTCCGAGCCATCCGGGCTCGCGCTGCCGGAACCGCGGGCGATCCGCTTCGACGATTACCTCGCGCCTCATCCGGCCGGCGAGATTCCCTTCGTCCGGCTGCCGTTCGACACGCCGCTCTATATTCTTTATTCCTCCGGCACCACCGGCGTCCCGAAATGCATCGTACACGGCGCCGGCGGCACCCTGCTGAAGCACTTCGAAGAGCTCCTGCTGCAATGCGACGTGAAGCCGAACGACCGGGTGTTCTATTTCACCACCTGCGGCTGGATGATGTGGAACTGGCTGGTCTCCGCCCTCGCCTGCGGCGCCACCTTGCTGCTCTACGACGGTTCGCCTTTTTATCCTTCCGGCGATGTCCTGTTCGACTTTGCCGATGCCGAAGGCATGACACATTTCGGCACCTCGGCCAAATACATCGATGCCTTGCTCAAGGCCGGGCTGGAACCGAAACGCACCCACCGGCTCACCGCCTTGCGGACCCTGCTTTCCACGGGTTCGCCTCTCGCACCCGGCAGCTTCGATTACGTCTATGAAAAGCTGAAATCGGATCTCTGCCTGTCCTCGATCTCGGGCGGGGCCGATCTGATCGGCTGCTTCGTGGGCGGAAACCCGATGGGTCCGGTACGGCGAGGCGAAATCCAGGCCAAGGTCCTCGGCATGTCGGTTGAAATCTTCGACGAAAACGGCCGACCCATCGAAGGCCGCAAAGGCGAACTGGTCTGCACCCGGCCGTTCCCGTCCATGCCGCTTAAATTCTGGAGCGATCCGGACGAAAGAAAATACCGCGCGGCGTACTTTTCGAGGTATCCGGGCGTCTGGCGGCACGGCGACTGGGCCGAAATCACCCATCACGGCGGCATCGTCATATACGGCCGCTCCGATGCGGTGCTGAATCCAGGCGGGGTGCGCATCGGCACGGCCGAGATCTACCGGCAGGTCGAGCGGCTCGACGAGATCGTCGAAAGCCTAGTGGTCGGACAGGACTGGGACGACGACGTCCGCATCGTGCTGTTCGTACGCCTGCGGGAAGGACTGAAACTGGACGAAGCGCTGGCCGAGAGAATCCGGGGGCAAATTCGCGACAACGCAAGCCCGCGCCATGTCCCTGCCAAGATCGTGCAGGTCGCCGACATCCCCCGGACGCGCTCCGGCAAGATCGTCGAACTCGCGGTACGCGAGATCATTCACGGACGCCCGGTGAAGAACCGCGACGCGCTCGCCAACCCCGAAGCGCTGGAACTCTTCCGGAATTTGCCGGAGCTTGCAAGCTGA